A stretch of the Capsicum annuum cultivar UCD-10X-F1 chromosome 8, UCD10Xv1.1, whole genome shotgun sequence genome encodes the following:
- the LOC107844737 gene encoding elongation factor G, mitochondrial, whose product MSLPLKRVSGRLPFGFCDIRVVLTDGASHDVDSSELAFKLASIYAFRQGKGEFTIEYIEHAPISGDVQKQLVKTYKPSKES is encoded by the exons ATGTCCCTGCCATTGAAAAGGGTTTCAGGGAGGCTGCCATTT GGGTTCTGCGATATCCGTGTGGTTTTGACGGATGGTGCTTCACATGATGTTGATTCAAGTGAACTTGCATTCAAATTGGCTTCTATTTATGCTTTTAGACAG GGGAAAGGTGAATTTACAATTGAATATATAGAGCATGCACCAATTTCAGGTGATGTGCAAAAGCAACTGGTTAAAACATACAAGCCCAGCAAAGAAAGTTGA
- the LOC124885103 gene encoding F-box protein At5g51380-like, whose amino-acid sequence MPTSPEENPNPNPNNKLKLSAAPANKRRLSLSDIWYNKDTQALKQLVLQMRAQSVSSSTTPPSESESDIQSLTLDDPEPTRFGSSPDYTAVLSDKLLLSVLSKVPEGQHVANSLVCKRWCKLSGKLVRYIKLLDWEFLESGRLSYRFPGLIDIDLVRACVKSRRNSGIVMSHRLISVHLDSSSIDGGFVKEEGFWGKEVVDGGVKVLVEGCGNLRRMVLMNASVEGLGYLGEKCETLQELELHCCDDFALKGLFGCRNLQILKLVGCIDGLYNSMVSDIGLTILAQGCKRLLKLELVGCEGSYDGIKAIGQCCQMLEELILCDHRMDGGWLSALSYCSNLKTLKLQSCKVLDSSPGPDEHLGSCSTLEELHLQQCQLRDKQGVRALFMVCATVRELVFADCWGLDNAIFSAASVCRSLRFLSLEGCSLLTTEGLDSVVQSWKELERLKVVSCNNIKDSEITPELATLFSVLKELKWRPDSRSLLSSGLEGTGIGHKGGRSLRRK is encoded by the exons ATGCCTACGTCACCTGaagaaaaccctaaccctaaccctAACAATAAGCTGAAATTGTCGGCGGCGCCCGCGAATAAGCGGCGGTTGAGCTTGTCGGACATATGGTATAACAAGGATACACAGGCGTTGAAGCAGTTGGTGCTTCAAATGCGAGCTCAATCGGTTTCTAGTTCAACTACTCCACCTTCTGAGTCCGAATCTGATATTCAGTCGTTAACCCTAGATGACCCGGAACCGACCCGGTTTGGTTCGTCGCCGGATTATACTGCGGTACTTTCTGATAAGTTGCTGTTGAGTGTGCTTTCGAAGGTTCCGGAAGGTCAGCATGTTGCTAATTCGTTGGTTTGTAAGCGTTGGTGTAAGCTTAGTGGCAAGTTGGTTAGGTATATTAAGCTGTTAGATTGGGAATTTTTGGAGTCTGGGAGGCTTAGTTATAGGTTTCCGGGTTTAATTGACATTGATTTAGTTCGAGCTTGTGTGAAATCCCGGAGGAATTCGGGGATCGTGATGAGTCATAGGCTCATTTCGGTGCATTTGGATTCGAGCTCTATAGATGGAGGGTTTGTTAAGGAAGAGGGGTTTTGGGGGAAAGAGGTAGTTGATGGAGGGGTTAAGGTTTTGGTTGAGGGTTGTGGTAATTTAAGGAGGATGGTGTTGATGAATGCGAGTGTAGAGGGGTTGGGTTATTTGGGTGAAAAGTGTGAAACTTTGCAGGAGTTGGAATTGCATTGCTGTGATGACTTTGCgttgaaggggttgtttggctGTAGGAATTTGCAGATACTGAAATTGGTTGGTTGTATTGATGGATTGTATAATTCCATGGTTTCGGATATTGGGTTGACAATTTTGGCTCAAGGGTGTAAGCGTTTATTGAAGCTTGAGCTGGTTGGATGTGAGGGAAGTTATGATGGGATTAAAGCGATTGGACAGTGCTGTCAGATGCTAGAGGAGTTGATACTTTGTGATCATAGGATGGATGGTGGGTGGTTATCAGCTTTGTCATATTGCAGCAACTTGAAAACTTTAAAGCTTCAGTCTTGTAAGGTTTTAGATTCGAGTCCTGGCCCTGATGAGCACTTGGGTTCTTGTTCTACTCTCGAGGAGCTACATTTACAGCAGTGTCAACTACGGGATAAGCAAGGTGTGAGAGCACTGTTTATGGTTTGTGCGACTGTCCGAGAGCTTGTCTTTGCGGATTGTTGGGGATTAGACAACGCTATATTTTCTGCTGCAAGTGTTTGTCG GAGCTTGAGATTTCTCTCTTTGGAAGGATGCTCGTTGCTCACGACAGAAGGATTAGATTCGGTAGTTCAGTCATGGAAAGAGCTTGAAAGGCTTAAAGTAGTATCATGTAACAATATAAAGGATAGTGAAATAACACCAGAACTAgcaactttattttctgttctcaAAGAGCTAAAGTGGAGGCCAGATTCTCGGTCTTTGTTATCATCAGGTCTTGAAGGGACTGGAATTGGGCATAAGGGTGGTAGATCGTTGCGGAGGAAGTAG
- the LOC107844759 gene encoding malate dehydrogenase isoform X1, which translates to MEYLGSIEKPLVLLGCAYLSWKIVKHIWGFLNVEKDPITVLVTGAAGQIGYALVPMIARGAMLGPDQPVIIHMLDIEPAAEALKGVKMELIDAALPLLKGVVATTDAVEACKGVNVAVMVGGFPRKEGMERKDVMSKNVSIYKAQASALEQHAAPDCKVLVVANPANTNALILKEFAPSFPAKNITCLTRLDHNRALGQVSERLDVHVGDVKNVTIWGNHSSTQYPDVNHAAVNTAAGEKSVRELVANDQWLNTEFITTVQQRGAAIIKARKLSSALSAASSACDHVRDWVLGTPKGTWVSMGVYSDGSYGIPAGLIYSFPVTCEKGEWSIVQGLKVDDFSRAKMDATAKELVEEKSLAYSCLN; encoded by the exons ATGGAATATTTGGGATCAATTGAAAAGCCTCTTGTTTTATTGGGTTGTGCATATTTGTCATGGAAGATTGTTAAGCACATATGGGGCTTCTTGAATGTAGAAAAAGATCCTATTACGGTGCTTGTTACTGGTGCTGCAG GTCAAATTGGATATGCTCTTGTTCCGATGATCGCTAGAGGAGCCATGTTAGGCCCTGATCAACCTGTTATCATACACATGCTTGATATTGAGCCAGCGGCTGAGGCATTGAAAGGAGTTAAAATGGAATTGATTGATGCAGCTTTACCTCTTCTCAAAG GCGTTGTTGCTACCACGGATGCTGTTGAAGCTTGTAAAGGCGTCAATGTTGCTGTTATGGTTGGTGGATTTCCACGAAAAGAAGGGATGGAAAGAAAGGATGTTATGTCGAAAAATGTTTCAATTTACAAGGCACAGGCCTCTGCCTTGGAGCAGCATGCTGCCCCTGATTGCAAG GTCTTGGTTGTTGCTAACCCAGCTAACACCAATGCACTTATTCTGAAAGAATTTGCACCTTCCTTTCCGGCGAAAAACATCACTTGCCTAACAAGGCTTGATCATAACAGAGCTTTAGGTCAGGTTTCGGAGAGACTAGACGTTCATGTTGGTGATGTAAAGAATGTGACAATATGGGGAAATCACTCTTCAACTCAGTATCCAGATGTGAATCACGCAGCTGTGAATACCGCCGCTGGAGAAAAGTCCGTCAGAGAACTTGTTGCTAATGATCAGTG GTTGAATACGGAATTCATCACCACAGTGCAGCAGCGCGGAGCCGCCATCATAAAAGCTCGAAAGCTATCAAGTGCATTGTCTGCAGCTAGCTCAGCTTGTGATCATGTGCGCGATTGGGTTCTGGGCACTCCAAAG GGTACATGGGTGTCAATGGGGGTCTATTCTGATGGATCTTATGGCATCCCAGCTGGCTTAATTTACTCTTTCCCTGTTACTTGTGAGAAAGGAGAATGGTCAATTGTGCAAG GTCTAAAGGTAGATGACTTCTCGAGGGCTAAGATGGATGCAACCGCGAAGGAGTTGGTTGAGGAAAAATCCTTGGCGTATTCATGCCTCAACTGA
- the LOC107844748 gene encoding 3-hydroxyisobutyryl-CoA hydrolase-like protein 1, mitochondrial yields the protein MQNFRSASSILRRFMQNSRFVSKSRSFCGVSTNALIDEPESTVVVEGKAYSRTAILNRPHVLNAINCSTVARLMKLYKNWEDDPDIGFVVLKGGDRAFSAGGDVVTLYNLLKQGNFQGCKEFCWTIYSFVYVVGTYLKPHVALLNGITMGGGAGISIPGTFRVATEKTMFATPETLIGYHPDAGASFYLSRLPGYLGEYLALTGDKMSGAEMVSCGLATHYSHSAKLPLIEEQLGKLITDDPSVIERSLENCGDIAHPDPASVLHRIGILDRCFSHDTVEEIIDALESEAAKKQDAWCVATLRKLQETSPLSLKVSLRSIRQGRHQTLDQCLRREYRMSLQALSGQISNDFCEGVRSRLVDRDLAPKWDPPSLEKVTDDMVDQYFSRLTASESELELPTQQREAFT from the exons ATGCAGAACTTCAGATCAGCATCATCTATTTTGAGGCGTTTTATGCAGAATTCACGATTTGTTTCTAAATCCAGAAGCTTTTGTGGTGTCTCTACCAATGCCCTTATTGATGAACCCGAAAGCACC GTTGTAGTGGAGGGGAAAGCCTATTCAAGAACAGCAATTCTCAATAGACCCCATGTCCTAAATGCCATCAATTGTTCGACT GTGGCGAGGTTGATGAAGCTGTACAAGAATTGGGAAGATGATCCTGATATTGGTTTTGTGGTATTGAAG GGAGGTGACAGGGCATTTTCTGCTGGTGGTGACGTTGTCACtctttataatttgctaaaaCAAG GGAACTTTCAAGGCTGTAAAGAATTCTGTTGGACAATATATAGCTTTGTATATGTTGTTGGCACATACTTGAAGCCACAT GTTGCTCTTTTGAATGGAATTACCATGGGTGGTGGGGCTGGCATCTCAATTCCTGGAACTTTCCGTGTCGCAACTGAGAAAACT ATGTTTGCCACACCAGAAACATTGATTGGATACCATCCTGATGCCGGGGCATCATTTTACCTTTCTCGCCTCCCTGGTTACTTGG GAGAGTACCTGGCCCTAACTGGAGATAAGATGAGTGGAGCTGAAATGGTTTCCTGTGGGCTTGCTACACACTACTCACACAGTGCA AAACTCCCGTTGATTGAGGAACAACTTGGAAAGTTGATTACTGATGATCCCTCGGTGATTGAAAGATCTCTTGAAAATTGTGGAGATATTGCCCATCCAGATCCGGCGAGTGTACTTCACAG GATTGGAATTCTTGATAGATGTTTCAGCCATGACACAGTCGAAGAAATTATTGATGCTTTG GAGAGCGAGGCAGCCAAGAAGCAAGATGCATGGTGTGTTGCAACATTGAGAAAACTACAAGAAACATCCCCATTGAGCTTGAAGGTTTCACTGAGATct ATACGCCAAGGTAGACATCAGACTCTGGACCAGTGCTTAAGGCGTGAGTATCGGATGTCACTGCAAGCTTTATCTGGACAAATAAGTAACGACTTCTGTGAG GGGGTTCGCTCGCGGCTTGTGGATAGAGATCTTGCACCTAAG TGGGATCCTCCAAGCTTGGAGAAAGTAACCGATGACATGGTCGATCAGTACTTTTCTCGGCTAACAGCATCCGAGTCTGAACTGGAGCTACCTACACAGCAGCGAGAAGCATTTACATAA
- the LOC107844759 gene encoding malate dehydrogenase isoform X2, whose amino-acid sequence MAKQPARVLVTGAAGQIGYALVPMIARGAMLGPDQPVIIHMLDIEPAAEALKGVKMELIDAALPLLKGVVATTDAVEACKGVNVAVMVGGFPRKEGMERKDVMSKNVSIYKAQASALEQHAAPDCKVLVVANPANTNALILKEFAPSFPAKNITCLTRLDHNRALGQVSERLDVHVGDVKNVTIWGNHSSTQYPDVNHAAVNTAAGEKSVRELVANDQWLNTEFITTVQQRGAAIIKARKLSSALSAASSACDHVRDWVLGTPKGTWVSMGVYSDGSYGIPAGLIYSFPVTCEKGEWSIVQGLKVDDFSRAKMDATAKELVEEKSLAYSCLN is encoded by the exons ATGGCAAAACAGCCCGCTAGAGTTCTTGTCACTGGAGCTGCTG GTCAAATTGGATATGCTCTTGTTCCGATGATCGCTAGAGGAGCCATGTTAGGCCCTGATCAACCTGTTATCATACACATGCTTGATATTGAGCCAGCGGCTGAGGCATTGAAAGGAGTTAAAATGGAATTGATTGATGCAGCTTTACCTCTTCTCAAAG GCGTTGTTGCTACCACGGATGCTGTTGAAGCTTGTAAAGGCGTCAATGTTGCTGTTATGGTTGGTGGATTTCCACGAAAAGAAGGGATGGAAAGAAAGGATGTTATGTCGAAAAATGTTTCAATTTACAAGGCACAGGCCTCTGCCTTGGAGCAGCATGCTGCCCCTGATTGCAAG GTCTTGGTTGTTGCTAACCCAGCTAACACCAATGCACTTATTCTGAAAGAATTTGCACCTTCCTTTCCGGCGAAAAACATCACTTGCCTAACAAGGCTTGATCATAACAGAGCTTTAGGTCAGGTTTCGGAGAGACTAGACGTTCATGTTGGTGATGTAAAGAATGTGACAATATGGGGAAATCACTCTTCAACTCAGTATCCAGATGTGAATCACGCAGCTGTGAATACCGCCGCTGGAGAAAAGTCCGTCAGAGAACTTGTTGCTAATGATCAGTG GTTGAATACGGAATTCATCACCACAGTGCAGCAGCGCGGAGCCGCCATCATAAAAGCTCGAAAGCTATCAAGTGCATTGTCTGCAGCTAGCTCAGCTTGTGATCATGTGCGCGATTGGGTTCTGGGCACTCCAAAG GGTACATGGGTGTCAATGGGGGTCTATTCTGATGGATCTTATGGCATCCCAGCTGGCTTAATTTACTCTTTCCCTGTTACTTGTGAGAAAGGAGAATGGTCAATTGTGCAAG GTCTAAAGGTAGATGACTTCTCGAGGGCTAAGATGGATGCAACCGCGAAGGAGTTGGTTGAGGAAAAATCCTTGGCGTATTCATGCCTCAACTGA